Part of the Natranaerovirga pectinivora genome is shown below.
AATTTTTATGATATATTTATAGTTACTAGAAGTTTTAAAAATAAAACTAGAGGAGGATTATATGGAAAAACAAAATGTGATTTCTCTAATTGTTGATAACATTGAGAAGGTTATTATTGGAAAGCGAAAAGTAATAGAAAGAGTTGTAATTTCATTAATTTGCGAAGGACATGTCCTTATAGAAGATGTGCCTGGTGTTGGAAAAACAACCTTAATTTCTGCATTATCAAAATCAATTTCAGCAAGTTACAATAGAATACAATTTACTCCTGATGTTATGCCTTCGGACATAACAGGTTTTTCAATGTATAATCCCAAATCCCAAGAATTTGAATATAAAAGTGGTTCTATTATGAGTAATATTATATTAGCGGATGAAATAAATAGAACTCCTCCAAAAACCCAGTCAAGTTTATTAGAAGCAATGGAAGAAGGTCAGGTTACTATTGACGGCAATACATATAAGTTGCCTAGACCTTTTTCTGTCTTTGCAACACAGAATCCAATCGAATATTTAGGGACTTATCCTTTGCCTGAAGCTCAGTTAGATAGATTTATAATGAAAGTTTCTGTAGGATATCCTGATCAAAAGGAAGAGGAGTTTATATTAAGGACATATAATTTAGAAAGTCCTTTAGCTCAATTAAAGGGAGTGGCAACTAAAGAGGATATTGTTGAAATGCAACAGGAAATAAAATTGATTTATATTAGTGACGAAATAAGAAGATATATCGTTCAACTCGTTTCAAAAACAAGAAAAGAGCAAGATGTTGTACTGGGGGCTAGTCCTAGAGGGTCATTGTTTTTAATGAGTGCATCAAAGGCTTGGGCCTATTATAAAGGTCGTCATTTTGTTACCCCTGATGATGTTCAGGAGCTATACTTACCTGTAATAGCTCACAGAATTACTTTAAGGCAAGAAGCCAAGTTAAAAGAAATTACCCCAGAGTACATACTAAGAAAAATACTAAGAGAAACTGAGGTGCCAACGGGGGTTAATAATGAAGAAAAATAGAATAACATATCTATGTTTATTAGGTTTCTTTTTATTAATGAGTATAATAAAACACAGTTATTTTTCGAATATAATACTATATACTTTATTGTTTTTGCCTATATTTTCATTGATACACATTATATTTACTTATTTTAACTTTAGGTTCAGCCATCAAGTAGATGAAAGAATTATTGTAAAGGGTGATTATATACAATACACCTGT
Proteins encoded:
- a CDS encoding AAA family ATPase — its product is MEKQNVISLIVDNIEKVIIGKRKVIERVVISLICEGHVLIEDVPGVGKTTLISALSKSISASYNRIQFTPDVMPSDITGFSMYNPKSQEFEYKSGSIMSNIILADEINRTPPKTQSSLLEAMEEGQVTIDGNTYKLPRPFSVFATQNPIEYLGTYPLPEAQLDRFIMKVSVGYPDQKEEEFILRTYNLESPLAQLKGVATKEDIVEMQQEIKLIYISDEIRRYIVQLVSKTRKEQDVVLGASPRGSLFLMSASKAWAYYKGRHFVTPDDVQELYLPVIAHRITLRQEAKLKEITPEYILRKILRETEVPTGVNNEEK